A region of the Borrelia coriaceae genome:
TGAGGTTAAGGTATAACGTCTTGGTTTATACAGTCAAAAAATGTTTGAAGGTCTTGAAACAGTTGTATATCAAAGTCAAGAAAGGCTTAAGGGTAAGCAAAATAACATAAGTAAAATAAACAGAATAGGTAGTAAGCTACCAAAAATTGGTAAGAGTGAATGTTTTAAGTTTAATAGTAAAGTTGATTTTAGTGTTCAAAGACAATCTTTAAGGCGTATGGGAGCAGCAAGTGAAATTGGGAACATGCTTATTGGTACTGAAAGTGTTTTAAAACTTGTTCTTGAAAGGATTTTAAAATCTCTAGGTAGGGCAATTTCATTTCAAGATAATTTAAGCATGTTAAAAGACAGGGTATTATAAAATTTAGCATTTGATGAATTTGTGTGTATATATTGATAATATCGAAATTTTGTATGAAAATAAATATGCTAATGGTGTAGATAATATATAATTACTTCAAAAAGTATAATGAAAAAGACACTTTATAGGTTTTACAATTGATTGTTGGTTTGTTAGTAAAAAAGGCGAATCAGAGTTATTTGAGATTAAATGCAGTGATTCTATTTATCTAAACAGTGCTATTCTTGAGTATAATAAAACCGGTAATTTTCTATAAAATAAATAGTTATGTTCAAGTTCAAATGCAGCTTGCATGTACGGGTTTAAGCAAGAGTAATTTGTTCTTCATTATAGGCAATGACGCTATTAATTGTGTAATTGCTAGGAATGATGATTTTATTGAGTAAGGTGATGTTTCAAGACTGGAGTTGGAAGTTAGTCGTATTGCTTTAGATGCATTAAGTATGTTTTTTTGCATGTACTTGTAGGAGTAGATTTTTTTAAAAAAAAGTATATAAATTTGTATACGGAAATCGTATCAAATATTTGTATGTGCGGTTAAAATTTGGGCGTGTGTTATTATATGCAAAATCTTGCTTTAAGATATTTTTATATCTTTGGTTAAGGCTTAATAGTATATTTAGCCTACTATTTACGAATACTTATTAACTTTCTTTTGTATTTATTATCTTTTTGTTATTTTTGTAATAAGTTTAATTTATTCCTTCATTTATATTTTATATTTATCTTTTGGACAACAATGTATAATTGTGATTATATTAATTTTTGTTTTTTTAAATATTTTTTTTAACTTTGGATTTGTTCATATAATTGTTTGTTTAGCTACCATTGCTACATTTAATAGTAACTGTGTTTGGTAATTTGCTTACTGTGTCCTCATTGATTTCATTTGCGCCTAAATATGACTCTAATAATGAGTAAAAATCATCAATACTTTTTTGATTTCCATTACACTTTGAAAGTTCATTATTTATATAATCCAGTATGGGTTTAGTTATTGAATAACTTAATCTCATAAAGTCAATGTATTTAGAAGAGTATATTTTGCCGCCCTTTGGAGTAAAAATTGGTATGATTATCTCTTGTATTGTTTTTATTTGATTATCATTAAATCCTAATGCAGTAAGAGAAGGGTCTGTAGAGTTGTTATGAGTATTGTAGTTTGCGTTATATCTTATTATATGGCTGGCAGGGAAAATTAATTCTGATATAAGATATTTAAATATATCTTCATTTGTATTTGTATTCTGATTAGGTGTTGTTATTTCCATTGGTTTTGTAGGATAATGAGGTATACCAAACATTTTGTATAGAAGATCTTTAAAGGAATCTGTTAGTGTTTGTCTTTGTTTTTCAGAATCGTCAGATTGTCCTTTAGAAGAGTATATATCATTTCTACCGTTACATGTATTTGATAATACACAATCAATGGTATTTACTATGAGTTGTTTAGTAGTGGTTTTTTTTGCTTGTGTTGGTTGTATATTTTCGAATATATTGTATGCATATTTAAAATGTTCAGCAAGTTCTTTTTGTTTTTGTAGATCTTTTAATAGCCAATTTTCAAAATTTTTGTATTTTTCTTTGTGTTCTGTTGTTAATTGTTGATCTTTTTCTATAATTTTATTAAATGCTTGAATTATAGTATCAAATTTAATTTGTTCATCAGCAGTTAATGTATTTTCTTTTGGTTGTGAACTATGCTGAGTCTTAGTAGGATATTGTTTCATGGGATTGTGGCTACTAAGCGTAGGATTGTTATTTCCACTACAACAATATAAAAGTAATGTATGACAAACTATTATTAGTTTTATGAATTTGTTCATCTAATGTTCCCCTTATTTAATATTAGATTTAATCTAAATTATTATATATTATAATTTGATAATTGGTCTATATAATTAATTGTTATTAGTTGTTTTTGTAAAGTATGTTATTTAATTTAATTAAGTGTTATTTTAAAATGTTTTTTATTAAGATAAGGTTTATATAATGTATAAGATTTTATATAATAAACAATAAGGAGATTTATATGGGTTTACCACAATCAGTAATTACGCAGCAAATGGTAATAGCAGAACTAGTTAAAGCAGGTATAAATAGGGAAATTGCAACAGATCTATCTTATAGATATTATAAAAATGAGCTTACATATAAAGATCTTGAGTATTTAGAGACTAACTTTGGTGTTAATTTTGATAAGTTGTTAGATAGAATAAATGGAGTTGAAAAACGGTTAGAAGATAAGATTAATGGTATAGAAAATAATTTAAATTTAAAAATAGAGATGACAGAACGTAGTTTAAAATCGGAGATTGTATCTGTAAGAACAGAATTAGATAATAAGATAGAAAATTTAGAGAGCAATCTGAATATAAGGATAGATGGTGTTAGAAATGAGTTAAGGTCGGAT
Encoded here:
- a CDS encoding Mlp family lipoprotein, coding for MNKFIKLIIVCHTLLLYCCSGNNNPTLSSHNPMKQYPTKTQHSSQPKENTLTADEQIKFDTIIQAFNKIIEKDQQLTTEHKEKYKNFENWLLKDLQKQKELAEHFKYAYNIFENIQPTQAKKTTTKQLIVNTIDCVLSNTCNGRNDIYSSKGQSDDSEKQRQTLTDSFKDLLYKMFGIPHYPTKPMEITTPNQNTNTNEDIFKYLISELIFPASHIIRYNANYNTHNNSTDPSLTALGFNDNQIKTIQEIIIPIFTPKGGKIYSSKYIDFMRLSYSITKPILDYINNELSKCNGNQKSIDDFYSLLESYLGANEINEDTVSKLPNTVTIKCSNGS